Proteins from one uncultured Cohaesibacter sp. genomic window:
- a CDS encoding DUF952 domain-containing protein encodes MAKRIYKLVTKDQWNEAKAKGVFEGAPVDLADGFIHFSTAEQVEETARKHFKGVDDLLLLGVCVEELEHCAGPVTWEPSRGGALFPHLYHTMPLEAVSEESALPMTRDGYHRFPQLQEE; translated from the coding sequence ATGGCAAAACGGATCTATAAACTGGTTACCAAAGACCAATGGAACGAGGCAAAGGCCAAGGGTGTCTTCGAAGGGGCGCCTGTCGACCTGGCCGATGGCTTCATTCATTTTTCGACCGCAGAGCAGGTGGAAGAGACAGCAAGAAAGCATTTCAAGGGCGTTGATGATCTTCTGCTGCTTGGTGTTTGCGTTGAGGAATTGGAGCACTGTGCCGGTCCAGTGACATGGGAACCATCGCGTGGTGGCGCCCTGTTCCCGCATCTTTATCACACTATGCCGCTAGAGGCCGTAAGCGAAGAGAGCGCCTTGCCTATGACGCGTGACGGATATCATCGCTTCCCGCAGTTGCAAGAAGAATAG
- a CDS encoding alpha/beta fold hydrolase — protein sequence MKTGCKRQRRLLLPVFLLAVSAMLAYVSGFALPAGVPEARAEDSHVPLEPIDCPAEAAEGQDVVCFLFHVPSDWNDIANRPMELPVMRFAPLGPEASKPPLLILAGGPGQSVITLQKKIVKNLQYLREDREIILMDQRGTGPLAEDMLCPKALGEGEAIDVDALVACVKAADADGVRLSDYRTAFAVEDYRALRYALRIDKWAIIASSYGARVAQGLVRRDNEGIDRILFNGPLFLATRLFDWKPEGKIDDLIDACNEDDACRNAFPDLYWDYQRLPFAMRKVKLAEDAVYPAEAQPYFYQNRLNALLARNKAALVPADIAATVTSVDKALAEDAIWTPPDPLPQSMKRISLLMHFAVACAEEIAPLAEQSEIDFQQPLTMRFYRKACDRIAEVTSHTVKLEKGWDKANKTARPTLILNGAFDTIVYPDAVADSLPFFTDASWVTLPFGGHDVLSVNPCARTLAGAFLAGNAPEKLDTACAQNADLSFLLTPQQARK from the coding sequence CCCTCCCTGCTGGGGTGCCTGAAGCAAGGGCCGAGGATAGCCATGTGCCGCTCGAGCCCATTGATTGCCCGGCCGAGGCCGCTGAAGGGCAGGACGTGGTCTGCTTCCTCTTTCATGTGCCGTCCGATTGGAATGATATAGCCAATCGCCCCATGGAATTGCCGGTCATGCGCTTTGCCCCGTTGGGACCGGAGGCGAGCAAGCCGCCGTTGCTCATATTGGCTGGCGGGCCGGGGCAATCGGTCATCACCCTTCAGAAGAAAATCGTCAAGAATCTCCAATATCTGCGAGAGGACCGTGAGATCATTCTCATGGATCAGCGCGGTACCGGTCCATTGGCCGAAGATATGCTGTGCCCCAAGGCGCTGGGCGAGGGAGAAGCCATCGATGTTGATGCTCTGGTCGCCTGCGTCAAAGCCGCAGATGCCGACGGAGTGCGGCTTTCCGATTATCGCACGGCCTTTGCTGTCGAGGATTATCGAGCCCTGCGCTATGCGCTCAGAATAGACAAATGGGCCATCATCGCCAGTTCCTATGGCGCGCGGGTGGCGCAAGGGCTGGTGCGTCGCGATAATGAGGGCATTGACCGTATTCTCTTCAACGGCCCGCTCTTTCTGGCGACCCGGCTATTTGACTGGAAGCCGGAAGGGAAAATAGACGACCTGATCGACGCCTGTAACGAAGATGATGCCTGCCGCAATGCATTCCCCGATCTCTATTGGGATTACCAGCGTCTTCCCTTTGCCATGCGCAAGGTGAAGCTGGCTGAAGATGCGGTCTATCCAGCAGAAGCTCAGCCCTATTTCTACCAGAACAGGCTCAACGCCCTTCTGGCGCGCAACAAGGCCGCGCTCGTCCCTGCCGATATTGCCGCCACAGTGACCAGCGTCGACAAGGCTCTGGCAGAGGACGCCATCTGGACGCCGCCTGATCCGTTGCCTCAATCCATGAAGCGCATCAGCCTGTTGATGCATTTCGCGGTTGCTTGCGCCGAAGAGATTGCACCGCTTGCCGAGCAGTCGGAGATCGATTTTCAGCAACCTCTGACCATGCGATTTTACCGCAAGGCCTGTGACCGCATCGCGGAGGTGACATCTCACACGGTAAAACTTGAAAAAGGGTGGGATAAGGCGAATAAGACGGCACGGCCAACGCTCATTCTGAACGGCGCGTTCGACACCATCGTTTATCCGGATGCTGTCGCAGACAGCTTGCCATTCTTCACCGACGCCTCATGGGTGACCTTGCCGTTTGGTGGCCATGATGTGCTCAGCGTCAATCCGTGCGCACGAACGCTGGCGGGCGCATTCCTTGCTGGCAACGCGCCTGAAAAACTGGATACCGCCTGCGCTCAGAATGCGGATCTCTCATTTCTGCTGACCCCGCAACAGGCCAGAAAATAG
- a CDS encoding quinone-dependent dihydroorotate dehydrogenase, with translation MSNPFLDTLARKALFTLNPELAHKISIQLLKTGLVRGPRLPDDPALKIKLWDLEFPNPLGMAAGFDKNAEVPDATLALGFGATEIGTITPLPQGGNPKPRLFRLIEDDAVINRMGFNNEGHAAAHARLAARKAKNGIIGVNVGANKDSKDRIQDYVKGIAAFADLASFFTINISSPNTPGLRDLQARDALDTLLARVLEERNTQTKWVGRSVPVLLKIAPDVDEFGLDDICAVAVARGVDGMVVSNTTLDRPNHLACQKQLSEAGGLSGKPLFDKSTIALAKTRKRVGPTMPLVGVGGITDAISAIEKIRAGANLVQFYTSMVYGGVSMVSLMVMEMSAILAERGVSHLDQIRGESCDDWAKHPLA, from the coding sequence ATGTCCAATCCCTTTCTCGATACGCTGGCGCGCAAGGCCCTGTTCACCCTGAACCCCGAGCTGGCTCACAAGATAAGCATTCAGTTGCTCAAGACAGGGCTTGTGCGTGGCCCCAGATTGCCGGACGATCCGGCGCTGAAAATCAAGCTCTGGGATCTGGAATTTCCCAACCCGTTGGGGATGGCTGCAGGGTTTGACAAAAATGCCGAGGTACCTGATGCGACCTTGGCTCTTGGGTTTGGTGCAACGGAAATCGGCACCATCACGCCGCTCCCGCAAGGAGGAAATCCCAAGCCGCGTCTCTTTCGCCTTATCGAGGATGATGCGGTTATCAATCGTATGGGCTTCAATAACGAAGGGCATGCTGCAGCCCATGCGCGATTGGCCGCGCGCAAGGCCAAAAATGGGATCATCGGTGTGAATGTGGGCGCCAACAAGGACAGCAAGGATCGCATTCAGGACTATGTGAAGGGCATTGCCGCCTTCGCTGATCTGGCGTCTTTTTTCACGATCAATATTTCTTCGCCCAACACGCCGGGGTTGCGCGACTTGCAGGCACGGGATGCGCTGGACACTTTGCTGGCCCGCGTTCTGGAAGAACGCAACACCCAGACCAAATGGGTCGGTCGTTCGGTTCCGGTTCTGCTGAAGATCGCCCCGGATGTGGATGAATTCGGCCTTGATGATATTTGCGCGGTAGCTGTCGCCCGTGGCGTTGATGGCATGGTGGTCTCCAACACCACCCTTGATCGCCCCAATCATCTCGCCTGCCAGAAGCAACTGTCCGAAGCCGGTGGACTGTCCGGCAAGCCTCTGTTTGACAAGTCGACCATTGCTTTGGCCAAAACCCGCAAGCGCGTCGGGCCGACCATGCCTCTGGTGGGCGTTGGTGGCATCACGGACGCCATCTCGGCCATCGAGAAGATCCGGGCAGGTGCCAATCTTGTGCAATTCTACACCTCCATGGTTTATGGCGGTGTTTCCATGGTCAGCCTGATGGTGATGGAAATGTCGGCCATTCTTGCCGAACGCGGTGTTTCACATCTGGATCAAATCCGCGGCGAAAGCTGCGATGACTGGGCCAAGCATCCTTTGGCCTGA